From the genome of Virgibacillus proomii, one region includes:
- a CDS encoding S-methyl thiohydantoin desulfurase domain-containing protein, which produces MTRKVLTRNDAKNAVYGGCILGGGGGGWIHDGLEKAELAFLENNGPELITVDELKDDDYVACVSLVGAPSAKEMYINSKQLIETVERMQMECNKPIKALMTNENGASTTINGWLQAAATGLPILDAPSNGRAHPTGSMGSMNLSEVSDYVSIQTFAGGKGAKEVKGTVIASLDVAASAVRSVSVQAGGMVAVCRNPVQIKYVKEHAAIGGISQAMELGELFLSAPKGLKRIKQVTSHLKGRIIHSGIVTYFSLNKTGGFDIGTVHVDHDLELTFWNEYMTVEILGYRRSTFPDLIMTFNTNTGMPLVSAEIQDGMEITVITIPKKNLKLSTTMFNEKLLKVIEPYIQKKIV; this is translated from the coding sequence CAAGAAAAGTACTAACACGAAATGATGCAAAAAATGCTGTGTATGGTGGTTGTATTTTAGGTGGGGGTGGAGGAGGCTGGATTCATGATGGTCTGGAGAAAGCGGAGTTAGCCTTCTTGGAAAACAATGGGCCGGAATTGATTACTGTTGATGAATTGAAAGATGACGACTATGTAGCGTGTGTTTCGTTAGTTGGCGCCCCTTCCGCCAAAGAGATGTATATTAATTCTAAGCAGTTAATTGAAACCGTAGAACGAATGCAAATGGAATGTAACAAACCGATTAAAGCGTTAATGACGAATGAGAATGGAGCAAGTACCACAATTAATGGATGGTTGCAAGCGGCAGCAACGGGCTTGCCAATTTTAGATGCACCTAGTAATGGTAGAGCTCATCCAACGGGTTCGATGGGCTCGATGAATCTGTCAGAAGTATCAGACTATGTTTCGATCCAGACCTTTGCAGGCGGGAAAGGAGCAAAAGAGGTAAAGGGAACAGTTATTGCCAGTCTTGATGTGGCAGCAAGTGCTGTCCGCTCTGTATCCGTTCAAGCAGGTGGTATGGTTGCGGTATGCAGAAATCCAGTTCAGATAAAATATGTTAAGGAACATGCTGCCATCGGTGGAATTAGCCAAGCGATGGAACTTGGAGAACTGTTTTTATCGGCGCCTAAAGGATTAAAACGAATTAAGCAAGTAACGAGCCATCTAAAAGGAAGAATAATTCATTCAGGTATCGTAACATACTTTTCCTTAAATAAAACAGGTGGTTTTGATATTGGGACGGTACATGTAGATCATGACCTTGAGTTAACGTTTTGGAATGAATACATGACAGTAGAAATATTAGGCTATCGAAGAAGTACTTTTCCAGATCTGATTATGACATTTAATACAAATACAGGTATGCCGTTGGTAAGTGCAGAAATTCAAGACGGGATGGAGATTACTGTTATTACCATACCAAAGAAAAATTTGAAGCTTAGTACTACTATGTTTAATGAAAAATTGCTAAAAGTTATTGAACCCTATATTCAAAAGAAGATTGTTTAA
- a CDS encoding DUF1177 domain-containing protein yields the protein MSLKYTLEALELLDSSYVSGKLVIDLFADKEHVEAEYTTVTGECGSTDFVKIIIKGTEGKSSGGSAPTLGIVGRLGGLGARPSRIGLVSDGDGAVAAVATALKLAAMVEQGDRLPGDVYVTTHICPNAPTQPHEPVEFMGSPVDILTMNQYEVVPEMDAIISIDTTKGNKVFNHRGIALSPTVKSGYILKFSNDLIRIMEMTTGDLPVTFAVTTQDITPYGNDIYHINSILQPSVATSAPVVGLAITTKTAVPGCGTGASHEVDIAQAVRFSIEVAKEYTQRKFEFYDVEEFARLEAKYGSMEHLQTLGRE from the coding sequence ATGTCTTTAAAATACACACTAGAAGCTTTGGAATTATTAGATAGTTCATATGTAAGCGGTAAGCTGGTAATAGATTTATTTGCCGATAAAGAGCATGTAGAAGCAGAGTATACGACAGTAACTGGTGAGTGTGGTTCTACTGATTTTGTTAAAATTATTATAAAAGGTACGGAAGGAAAGAGTAGTGGAGGTTCTGCTCCGACATTAGGTATTGTTGGCAGACTAGGAGGACTAGGTGCAAGACCAAGTCGAATTGGCCTCGTATCTGATGGTGACGGTGCAGTCGCTGCTGTAGCAACAGCATTAAAATTAGCAGCTATGGTGGAACAAGGTGATCGGCTGCCGGGGGACGTATACGTAACTACTCATATTTGCCCAAATGCACCAACTCAGCCACATGAACCAGTTGAATTTATGGGGTCTCCAGTTGATATTTTAACGATGAATCAATATGAAGTAGTTCCTGAAATGGATGCTATTATTTCGATTGATACAACGAAAGGCAACAAGGTGTTTAATCACCGAGGAATTGCTTTATCCCCAACTGTAAAATCTGGATATATTTTAAAGTTTAGCAATGATTTAATTCGTATTATGGAAATGACAACAGGTGATTTGCCAGTAACATTTGCTGTAACAACACAAGATATTACTCCATACGGGAATGATATCTATCATATCAATAGTATTTTACAACCATCCGTAGCAACAAGTGCACCTGTCGTTGGTTTAGCAATTACGACAAAAACTGCGGTCCCTGGATGTGGAACAGGTGCTAGTCATGAAGTCGACATTGCGCAAGCAGTTCGCTTTAGCATTGAAGTTGCTAAAGAGTATACACAGAGAAAATTTGAGTTTTATGATGTGGAGGAATTTGCCCGTTTAGAAGCTAAATACGGCTCCATGGAGCATTTACAAACATTAGGCAGGGAATAA
- a CDS encoding AroM family protein: MSKGLIGVLTIGQSPRTDVTPSFEKILGEEIKLIERGALDRLKMEDMQLISPDLTEQTYLSRLRNGKAVKIGKQRLLPLLQRELTELEMSVEVVMMLCTGDFPTLNATKPIIYPDQILTHTVQAISPTGVLGLIIPLEEQKETLIEKWATCNLTLITEVASPYEKSDVKGAAERLQQHGADLIVLDCMGYNEHHKKMAIVGSGLPVILPRTLTARIALEYIEK; this comes from the coding sequence ATGAGTAAAGGGTTAATTGGTGTGTTAACCATTGGTCAGTCCCCAAGAACGGACGTAACGCCATCTTTCGAAAAGATACTCGGTGAGGAAATCAAGCTAATCGAGCGTGGAGCATTAGATAGGCTGAAAATGGAAGATATGCAGTTAATATCGCCAGATTTAACGGAGCAAACTTATCTATCAAGATTAAGGAATGGGAAAGCTGTAAAGATAGGAAAACAAAGGCTCCTTCCGCTTTTACAAAGAGAACTCACTGAATTAGAAATGAGCGTAGAAGTAGTTATGATGCTTTGTACAGGTGATTTCCCGACTTTAAATGCTACCAAGCCGATTATTTATCCAGATCAGATTCTAACTCATACAGTACAAGCTATTTCACCAACTGGGGTATTAGGGTTAATTATTCCATTAGAAGAACAGAAGGAGACTTTAATTGAAAAATGGGCAACTTGTAACTTAACGCTAATAACTGAAGTTGCCTCTCCCTATGAAAAAAGTGATGTGAAAGGAGCTGCTGAACGCTTGCAACAGCATGGGGCAGATCTTATTGTGCTCGATTGTATGGGGTATAATGAACATCATAAAAAAATGGCGATAGTTGGAAGCGGTTTGCCGGTTATCCTGCCGCGCACTTTAACTGCCCGTATCGCTCTAGAATACATAGAAAAATAG
- a CDS encoding DMT family transporter produces the protein MPVIALFVLSLLWGSTFYFTKMVLPDFHPVSIVFYRCLLGGLTLLPFFLWKRKKQDFKNVLPLIGITLLSTGIPWVFMSFSQKGLDTTISAVLNATGPIWGVIFSFFILKIPLRRKEIFSVLIGFSGILVAFFLGTSDKINFTFSSAILLLLAVSLYALSAIFTSKYLRNVTVYTISFVSLLTGSVYSGLFMIFIEPSSYQAFMDIKNVGALMMLGVFNSGIGNLLYFYLVQKAGPIFALLITYFMPITTILLGVLLLNENLVAGTVFALIFVLISVYFSRERRRK, from the coding sequence ATGCCTGTCATTGCTTTATTTGTTTTAAGCTTACTTTGGGGTTCTACTTTCTATTTTACAAAAATGGTATTGCCAGACTTTCATCCTGTTTCTATCGTATTTTATCGTTGTCTGTTGGGAGGTCTGACGTTACTACCTTTCTTTTTATGGAAGAGAAAAAAACAGGATTTTAAAAATGTCCTCCCGTTAATAGGGATTACTTTATTAAGTACAGGTATCCCTTGGGTATTTATGAGTTTTAGTCAAAAAGGGCTTGATACTACAATAAGTGCGGTTCTTAATGCGACTGGTCCAATTTGGGGCGTGATTTTCAGCTTCTTTATTTTAAAAATACCGCTTCGTAGAAAAGAAATATTTAGTGTGCTTATTGGCTTTAGTGGGATACTTGTAGCCTTCTTTTTAGGTACCTCTGACAAGATTAACTTTACTTTCAGCAGTGCGATTCTTTTATTGTTAGCAGTTAGTTTATATGCGTTATCGGCAATTTTCACATCCAAGTATTTAAGGAATGTAACGGTGTATACCATTTCGTTTGTTTCGTTGCTTACAGGAAGCGTCTATTCAGGATTATTTATGATATTCATCGAGCCATCCAGTTACCAAGCTTTCATGGACATTAAAAATGTTGGCGCATTGATGATGTTAGGGGTATTTAATTCAGGAATTGGCAATCTGCTGTATTTTTATCTTGTGCAGAAAGCTGGCCCTATTTTTGCTTTATTAATCACTTATTTTATGCCGATTACCACCATTTTATTAGGTGTTTTATTATTAAATGAAAATCTAGTAGCAGGAACCGTATTCGCATTAATTTTTGTTTTAATTAGTGTATACTTTTCTAGAGAGAGAAGGAGGAAATAA
- a CDS encoding aminopeptidase — MEAFQQTVNRLMKNNIQIEKTEKILVLTDRTTEKLAKKFNEALKKDGWTSTFYMMEDRSKSGEEPPKEAAELMLRYRLVFCLTKHSLTHTVARKEANAKGVSVITMPGITEDMFLQGAMSADYSRVEEETIAMAEKLTAAKSVTILTGEANKLVIPIKGRRGIASTGVFRETSASGNLPSGEAYIAPMEGMAEGSIEINGSIAGIGLLNEAITLTIEQGKLIHATGEKGKKLLALLGEEQGRMLAELGIGTNYKARLTGNILEDEKAYHTVHVAFGSNHTFGGTIHADVHIDCVTKDPKLEWE; from the coding sequence ATGGAAGCATTTCAGCAAACCGTAAATCGACTAATGAAGAATAATATCCAGATTGAAAAAACTGAAAAAATACTCGTTCTAACGGATCGAACGACAGAAAAATTAGCCAAAAAATTTAATGAAGCATTAAAAAAAGATGGGTGGACATCTACTTTCTATATGATGGAGGATCGTTCAAAATCAGGGGAAGAGCCACCAAAAGAAGCTGCTGAGCTTATGCTGCGATACAGGCTTGTATTTTGCCTTACAAAGCATTCTTTAACGCATACGGTAGCAAGAAAAGAAGCGAATGCTAAAGGAGTTAGTGTTATTACAATGCCTGGTATTACAGAGGATATGTTCTTGCAAGGTGCGATGAGTGCCGATTACAGTCGGGTAGAAGAAGAAACCATAGCGATGGCGGAAAAATTGACAGCTGCCAAATCTGTAACGATTTTGACGGGAGAGGCAAATAAGTTAGTAATTCCGATTAAAGGAAGGCGAGGGATAGCTAGTACTGGGGTATTTAGAGAAACAAGTGCATCGGGAAACCTTCCATCTGGTGAAGCCTATATTGCTCCAATGGAAGGAATGGCAGAGGGTTCAATTGAAATCAATGGTTCAATAGCTGGAATAGGCTTATTAAATGAAGCAATCACACTCACGATTGAACAAGGAAAACTTATACATGCCACAGGAGAAAAAGGAAAGAAATTACTCGCATTACTCGGTGAGGAACAAGGAAGAATGCTTGCAGAACTCGGGATTGGTACGAATTATAAAGCGAGATTGACTGGAAATATTTTAGAAGACGAAAAGGCATATCATACCGTACATGTTGCGTTTGGTTCTAATCATACATTTGGTGGTACGATTCATGCAGATGTGCATATCGACTGTGTTACAAAAGATCCAAAATTAGAGTGGGAGTAG
- a CDS encoding carbohydrate kinase family protein — translation MKKENTNYATDTKGMIHFKPGGQANNVAAYISREGIECMLIGKVGNDPFGEFLIQKSIKSGVQPKISKVDQDKTGSIIVMINENNGERSMVSDRGANLTLNHKDIPNDLEAELIYLSGYSFFDENTRTAAFKAKHQAQMMKKMIALDPSSIFFLKEHKKEFLSFIRGITFFFPNYEEGALLTSQSEPFAIIKKLKSIVKYPILTLGDLGCIYWDGKSIKHIPALKVEAIDTTGAGDSFVAGFLAAYQKKQDINQSIKHAIELSSTLVTCIGAHSF, via the coding sequence GTGAAGAAAGAAAATACGAATTATGCAACTGACACAAAAGGGATGATTCATTTTAAACCTGGTGGACAAGCCAATAATGTTGCAGCTTATATCAGCAGAGAAGGAATAGAATGCATGTTGATTGGTAAAGTTGGAAACGACCCGTTTGGGGAATTTTTAATCCAAAAAAGTATAAAAAGTGGAGTTCAACCCAAGATCTCTAAAGTAGATCAAGATAAAACCGGATCTATAATTGTTATGATCAACGAAAATAATGGTGAAAGGTCAATGGTTTCAGATAGAGGAGCCAATTTAACTTTAAATCATAAAGATATCCCTAATGATTTAGAAGCTGAACTCATTTATTTATCTGGATACAGCTTTTTTGACGAAAATACGAGAACCGCTGCATTTAAAGCAAAACATCAGGCACAAATGATGAAAAAAATGATAGCTTTAGATCCTAGCTCTATTTTTTTTCTAAAAGAGCACAAGAAAGAATTTCTATCTTTCATAAGAGGAATTACTTTTTTCTTTCCAAATTATGAGGAAGGTGCTCTATTAACCTCTCAATCTGAACCATTTGCAATCATTAAAAAGCTAAAATCGATTGTTAAATACCCGATTTTAACATTGGGTGATCTAGGATGTATATACTGGGATGGAAAATCAATTAAACATATACCTGCTCTAAAAGTCGAAGCTATCGACACTACAGGTGCGGGAGATTCTTTTGTAGCTGGATTTTTAGCAGCTTACCAAAAAAAGCAAGATATAAATCAATCCATAAAACATGCTATAGAACTTTCATCAACCCTTGTTACATGTATTGGTGCTCACTCTTTTTGA
- a CDS encoding LacI family DNA-binding transcriptional regulator, with amino-acid sequence MIFDPVKDDQRIMYLKTNKIPFLLIGDSEHDFEVPYVGIDNVQVGYSGTQALYTEGYRSIALLLGNTKSIINMKRATGYRNFCKEHGLKETVYHHVYSLESAYKTTTDILRTKLIDAIFISGDERALAVYQAIKEFGLTIGKDIGVLGIDNIKMNKYFYPILSTISQPKYEIARAAVDLLIRQMNSNKNSIHHPELKPTLVKRASY; translated from the coding sequence ATTATCTTTGATCCTGTAAAAGACGACCAGAGGATAATGTATTTAAAAACGAATAAGATACCTTTTCTATTGATTGGGGATAGTGAGCATGATTTTGAAGTTCCATATGTTGGTATAGACAATGTACAAGTGGGATACTCAGGAACCCAAGCATTGTATACAGAAGGATACAGATCCATCGCGCTTTTACTAGGAAATACAAAATCAATTATTAATATGAAGCGCGCGACAGGGTATAGAAATTTTTGCAAAGAACATGGCTTAAAAGAAACTGTTTATCATCATGTGTATAGTTTAGAAAGTGCATATAAAACCACTACAGATATTTTACGTACTAAGCTTATTGATGCCATTTTCATATCCGGAGATGAAAGAGCACTTGCGGTCTACCAAGCGATTAAGGAGTTCGGCTTAACAATTGGAAAAGATATCGGCGTCTTGGGTATCGATAACATTAAAATGAATAAATATTTTTATCCAATTTTATCTACTATATCCCAACCAAAGTATGAAATTGCACGAGCAGCTGTAGATCTACTAATTCGACAAATGAATTCTAATAAGAACAGCATACATCATCCTGAACTAAAACCAACACTTGTAAAAAGGGCTTCTTATTAG
- a CDS encoding LacI family DNA-binding transcriptional regulator yields MFARLSNTSVRTVSRVLNEHPNVKESTRKRVKNIIEELDSKTNFLAKGLKERKTNQIVIFVDQRSGDYWGAYHNEVFHEIHRITKQSEYRLVLSPSSPDSFHSNENDGFHLVKA; encoded by the coding sequence ATGTTTGCTAGATTAAGTAATACCTCTGTTCGGACAGTATCTAGGGTATTAAATGAACATCCTAATGTAAAAGAATCCACACGAAAAAGGGTCAAAAATATTATTGAAGAACTAGATTCTAAGACTAATTTTTTAGCCAAGGGACTGAAGGAAAGAAAAACCAATCAAATTGTTATCTTTGTTGATCAACGTTCTGGTGACTATTGGGGAGCCTACCATAATGAAGTATTTCATGAAATACACCGTATAACAAAACAAAGTGAATATCGATTAGTTTTATCCCCTTCTTCTCCAGATAGCTTTCATAGTAATGAAAATGATGGCTTTCACCTCGTAAAAGCATAA